The following are from one region of the Entelurus aequoreus isolate RoL-2023_Sb linkage group LG17, RoL_Eaeq_v1.1, whole genome shotgun sequence genome:
- the utp15 gene encoding U3 small nucleolar RNA-associated protein 15 homolog, which yields MASFKPTKIPVYPKLGEKVTQDTLYWKNYKAPVQIKEFGSVTNIDYSPVAPHNFAVTAFTRIHIYNPLSQEPVKAFTRFKDTAYCGRFRSDGQLLVAGCEDSVVRLFDVSGRVPLRMFRGHTKAVHVTDFTANQYQILTGSDDNTCRLWDIPNGVELNSYKEHTDYVRCGVTSKLSRDLFITGSYDHTLKLFDARVEKSVMTMDHGQPVESLLLYPSEGLLVSAGGRYVKVWDLLKGGQPLVSLRNHHKTVTCVCLSSSGQRLLSASLDRHVKVYNTSNYKVVHNFDYATSILSMALAPEDETIVVGMTSGILSIKHRKNPEESNKVSGQQRRRPSYRVFVKGKNYAPKQDDYLVSKPVRQHLEKYDKLLRKFNVSKALDKATESWTRLKKPEITVAVMKELDRRGTLKNALAGRNEQEVSLLLSFLIGNLVDPRFAPVLVIAADMMLDIYQSVVGQSPIVDRQLLRLQDLLGKEIDFQQELLEVLGMLDTVFASRIPRKAAPCLENRRPNGLAEGEGSSASRPHRQET from the exons ATGGCTTCGTTTAAACCTACAAAAATTCCTGTCTATCCAAAACTTGGAGAAAAAGTCACACAGGATACACTATATTGGAAAAACTACAAG gCTCCAGTCCAGATAAAGGAATTTGGATCTGTCACTAATATTGACTACTCCCCTGTCGCCCCACATAACTTTGCTGTCACGGCATTCACACGG ATCCACATTTATAACCCGTTGTCCCAAGAACCAGTGAAGGCATTCACAAGGTTTAAGGACACCGCATACTGTGGAAGATTCCGTTCAGATGGTCAGCTGCTCGTTGCGGGATGTGAAGACTCAGTTGTGAGGCTATTCGATGTCAGCGGCAGGGTACCCCTCAGGATGTTCAGAGGACACACAAA AGCTGTACACGTGACGGACTTCACTGCAAACCAGTACCAGATCCTCACGGGATCTGACGACAACACCTGTCGGCTTTGGGACATCCCAAATGGGGTTGAGCTCAACAGCTACAAAGAACACACAGATTACGTTCGCTGTGGTGTCACAAGTAAACTCAGCAGAGATCTCTTCATTACAG GCTCATACGATCACACTCTCAAATTGTTTGATGCCAGGGTGGAAAAGTCTGTAATGACTATGGACCACGGCCAGCCAGTAGAAAGTCTACTTCTTTACCCTTCTGAGGGACTCCTTGTCTCAGCAG GGGGGCGCTATGTCAAAGTGTGGGATCTTCTCAAAGGTGGTCAGCCTCTGGTGTCATTGCGAAACCATCACAAAACTGTCACCTGTGTGTGTCTGAGCAGCAGTGGCCAAAGGCTACTGTCAGCCTCTTTGGACAG GCACGTGAAGGTGTACAATACCAGCAACTACAAAGTGGTGCACAACTTTGACTATGCTACCTCCATCCTCAGTATGGCTTTAGCT ccAGAGGATGAGACTATTGTTGTGGGTATGACCAGCGGTATTCTGAGCATCAAGCATAGGAAAAACCCTGAAGAGTCAAATAAGGTTTCAGGTCAACAGAGGCGGCGACCATCATACCGTGTGTTTGTGAAAGGAAAGAACTATGCCCCTAAACAA gaTGATTATCTTGTCAGTAAACCTGTGAGACAACATCTGGAAAAATATGACAAACTGCTAAGGAAGTTCAATGTTTCCAAGGCTTTGGATAAAGCTACGGAG tcATGGACCAGATTAAAGAAACCGGAAATAACTGTTGCTGTTATGAAGGAGTTGGATCGGAGAGGAACACTGAAAAACGCTTTAGCCGGAAGGAATGAACAGGAAGTTTCTCTGTTACTCAGCTTTTTGATAGG GAACTTGGTTGACCCCAGGTTTGCGCCTGTCCTCGTCATAGCAGCCGATATGATGCTGGACATTTACCAGTCAGTTGTCGGCCAGTCGCCCATTGTGGATCGCCAGCTTTTGCGCCTTCAAGATCTACTGGGGAAGGAAATTGATTTCCAGCAAGAACTCCTGGAGGTGCTCGGTATGTTGGACACAGTGTTTGCTTCACGCATTCCAAGAAAGGCGGCGCCATGCTTGGAAAACCGAAGACCTAACGGCTTGGCCGAGGGAGAAGGTAGTAGTGCCTCAAGACCTCACCGACAGGAAACCTGA